In the genome of Doryrhamphus excisus isolate RoL2022-K1 chromosome 11, RoL_Dexc_1.0, whole genome shotgun sequence, the window GAAGACCAACTCAGATGATAGGATACAAATGTACCAATCAACTAGCTTGTATATTGATGGATTGATGTATGATTGAtgaattgggaaaaaaaaattgctaacgAGTGACTTGATTAAATCGAGTACCCAATCCACTTCAGTCAGTGACTCGAGTCAGTAGAAGGAATCAAGTTCAAAACAATGTTCAAAACAGTTGAATGAATTGTTTACATTGGGTTTAGACCAGGGACTCCGGGGGctaccggagctaggttctgggtgaaggggccgcatcaggttttcaaaaaaaaaaacaaaactggaaaaaaaatcaattaaaaaaactaacacgtaacagtccacctggtattattgtatctgtaaaattgtcatgcaatctgctattattatttattattttatatttatatttaaatattttaaaaatgataaaatattataataattaaaataaaattaaaataataattattatattattattatgtaaaatatgcaaatataacaatattattatatataattaatataataattagcattaatataataaatataataatcataatagttataataataatataataattattattataatttttattattattatgtgcttgtgtctcttttttcaggagcactttgtaaacaacagaccatgtcaaacaacgaaattgatacaaccatcaaaaggttggctcaggccatgatgccaggttgtatgttgagtttaaattaaatacttttgaaagattgggcgggccatattcaaacacttgtcgggccggatgtggcccccgggccgtagtttgcccacccctgtgctataccctacactttttcagtactttggttccggttttccacaccaaaatatctgataaaacattccactgttctcaaatatcttcatttttatttttctatacacaaaataagataaaaaaaataaacaaattaagaataaagacagtaaatcaatcaatcactaataaataagtaaaataataataaaacaacaaataagaaaaacgtaagaaaccacatacagttggtagagaaaaatgttttttcagattcaaattattaacagtattaacagttatttaacctttaacatgaacattaattaaacttaataatttgacccaattagcaagttagcatcgtactcagttccatctgggagcagcgtcgtaactttaacaacatgtttgatgagatgctttatcttgacgtgtattttccgtttgattccaaatcatttcctgcatttatttgtaacccagcgtcataagcctttagcttcattgctaatccaaagcaaaacagggcggggtaacagggtagggtaacagtatgggcgggggcaaaatcatgttaattgtgtccggtgtgcacacatctttaagctgtcatttcaacattcaactttggtatcaaggtgggggcctcaaactttgagaaatgggaaaaaaagtgtaatttataaaagcaaaatattcagagaaaaaaaggtACCAATTTTAGGacaatggcatttttaaaagttttaatatgagaaaccaaaaaataataataataaagttgtaaattttggaaaatttggttggggggAAAAGTCATAACTGActgaaaagaagttctcctcccgtcccgtgtggaagtggttagttttTTGCTTTTAAGTGTAGAATAGTTCAGCGGCTTTCTAATTAACTACTGTCTCcctttgagtttgagacccctggtttagaccaaATGTTTGGattagtgttaaaaaaaacccaaaccttCCAATGATCTATCTTCATATTTTTACAGTGGGAATGTTCATGGTTTGTGATCCTGAGCACCTCCTTCCTTCTGCTTCTCTTTTGGGCCTACTTCTGGTTGGTGGCTCAGAATGATTTTAATGAGTTCAACTGGTAAgtaaaattttggaaaatttggttggggaagAAGTtgggcataaagtcaaaatattatggaaataaagtcatgataatcCGAAAATAAAACTGAAAGATTTTATTtaagaagcaagttgaaatatttggaaaatgaaaataagaaacgaggaaaaatgggagaaaaagagcaaagagcgAAGTTCCCACTGATGATATGCTTTTTCCATCTATTACACaaagatgcattttttattataataataataatatataattgagcatatctacatgtgtcgctttgcaaaatatgtttccttttcatttttaactATATAACTGACTTCACCCATCaccagaaatgggaaaaaaagctgtaattttatgtgCATAAgtgcaaaatattaagagaaaaatttcccaattttaaaaatttcaaccaaaaaaaataataaaaaaaacaaaataagttgtaaattttggaaaatttggttgaggaaaaagtttggcataaagtcaaaatattatggaaaaaatattccaaaaataaaattgacaaaGATTTTATTcaagaagcaagttgaaatatttggaaaatgaaaataagaaattaggaaaaatgggagaaaaacagcaaagagcgACGTTCCCACTCATGCTTTTCCCACCTATTACACAAAGATGTTTTAATGATCGCgggaaaattaataataatcactaccgataattatcggacatccctaattatcaGAACCCACTCATATAAATACCAACTCTAACCTGTTGAATCTAATCTCCAGGTCAGTCTATAACCGCTCCGGGGAATGGAGGGACGAGACGGTCCCCATTGTGGCATCCACCATTGTAGGATTCAGCTATATTTCAGCTTTGatggtaaaaatatttttcatcaaagcGCACTTTGATTGCAGAATTCCGAGAATAAAACTTGAATTCTTCCTCAGATCTTGGCACTTTTCCACATATCCTTGGGTCAGCAGTTGAATCTCTACTGGCTGCACAAGGTGGAGTGACTTCCATCGTTTGTTGTTTGCTCCGTGCTAGCTTTTCCAAACACATCATTACTTCCTCATTGTCTCGTGTTCACAGATCGGAGTGCTGGCTACGCTGCTGACCACCATCTCTGGGGTTGTCTCTGTTGAAGATGTATGGGGCGAGGAGTGGGGCGTCCTGCTGGTGTCGCTGCAGGTCAGTTTGCACTCCAAACCACTAATATTGCCCATTAACTACAATCAGtctaattaataaatacatgatgCATATTTAGGACTTAAACCTGTTTCAATATCAGTTCACAGCACCGTTCCTGCATATCGGAGCACTAACGACGGTCACGGCTCTCAGTTGGCTGGTCGCTGGATATGTGGTCCGCAGGGAGAGATCCAGTAAGTCTTCTCTTCTGTTTGATTTTCGCAAAAAACAAATCCAGCACTACGTATTCTTGTCATGCTCGTCCCTCGTTTACAGCGGTTAGttggttccacacccaaaccgtgatgaatgaatgtccgCGGTATACGATTCAAtcttaataaattgaatatttttcagttagagcataaaaaacctgtttactattttctaaatatggtttttaatattatacaaGCCccatatacatgaaataacacactttTACACTTCTactattcattgtttacatcacattgcgcaaCTCCAATACTGCAGGGAGACAGTTGCTAATTAGAAAGCCGATGAactattctaaacttaaaagcaaaaaactaaccacttccacacgggacaGGAGGAGAACTTGTTTTCAGTCAGAcatgactttttccccaaaccAAATTTTACAaagatttacaactttattttgtttgtttttttgtttctcatattacaaattttaaaaatgtcattgtcataaaattggggcctttttttctcttaatattttgcttttatgtccataaaattacagctttttttgtactgtatttCTGGTGATGGGTGAAGTCAGCTATATCGTTATACATTATTCAGTGAGACagttatacattattatattatattatattattttgtaataggtggaaaaagcatatcATCAGTGGGAACTTcgctctttgctcttttttccccattttccccattttccctaatttcttattttcattttccaaatatttcaacttgcttcttaaataaaatctttgtcaattttattttcggaatatcatgactttatttccataatattttgactttatgcccaactttattatttattttttttggtcgaaattttgaaaattgggacattttttctcttaatattttgcttttatgcccataaaattacagctttttcccccatttctgctgtttcttTTAAAagtttccaactatttaaacttttttcttgtaaatgatttttttaggtAATATTATTCCCCAATTTTCATAATAGTTTggcattattgtcataatattataacattgatttattaacattttattttcacaatatcatgactttatttccataatatttttactttatgcccaactttttccccaaccaatttttccaaaatgtactcCAAAAAAGTATggcattattcccataatataatattttccaaaatgttttttgatatttttgatatttttatgacaataaagggcgttctgattctgattccaaTTCTAAATCCTATCGGCAATAAGTGGGGTAACCTTAAAGGGTCTATAGACAGATTTGGTATAGTGGTAGACCACTGGTATACTGGTAGACCACCAGTATGTAATCTAAACCAAATGCAAAAacgacaatttttttttccatttttccatgTGTTAGATTTCCAAATGATGGTATTGATCATCTACATCATCATTCTCCTGGCCCTTTATTTGGCACCGCTCACATTCACCTGCTCCTGCATCATGGACCACCACGGCCTCAAACCTCGACCGGACGTTATCGGAAGACGTGGAGCTCCAATGGTGAGTTGGCCACTTTGACTCTGAATAGACTTTGAATTTGTGTGAAGTACGTCAATGGTGGACAACATAAAAAGGTAACTATCCCTTCTCTGTGGTCCAGCTGGCCCCAGAAAACACCATGGTGTCCTTCAACAGAGCCCTCCTGCATGGCGCCAGCTCCCTGGAGGCTGACGTCACTCTCAGGTTCATAAATGACACATTTATGACATTTCCGTGCAAactcttttaatatttaatgaattCCGGCCACTTTGAAGTTCTTTATAGTCGTCGCTCAGCTTTAATAGACTGGATGCTGGGGTactgtgtcacatgaccacacatTTTCTCCATTGATCGTTATACTAAtgacattttagccattttgtcGTCAGGTTTGTTTAGCGAAAGTTACGCTATTTTGTTGTATCTCATTTAGCGTGGACGGGATTCCTTTTCTCATGCGAGATCACACCTTGAGACGAACCACGGAAGTCGGGACGGTCTTTCCAGACAGGCAGCATGACGACGCTTCGTCCTTCAACTGGACAGAGTTACGGTCCCTCAACGCGGGTCGGTGGTTTCTCGAGGTAAGGACCTTTGATGTTTGTGTGGgtttgtatttttaatcacaacACGTCCGTATTAGCATCTTGCTAATACGCGGAAACGGAAACTGGAAGTCGCCTGTCTATTATGTCATCAGGGGTTGACTTTGTAGTTCTTGCTAACTAATACAGTTATGCCACAAgtctcaaaaaatgtttttatagtttttccaTGCATAAAAGAATTCTAAATTCATATATAAAATCTATCGGACAATCGAGGAGACAGCGGACAGACTCCTTCGACTGCAGTTGAACCTCTGTAAGCAATTAACTTCCCTTTTGGATCAATAAAGTCTGTCTCAATCCATATGATAACTGAAATTAacccaaaatgttattttttccctttcattcatcataaaactacaattacttggttagagtacatttttgtaaaggggttattgacactaaccaaggttccaatgtatgttcatttatccctttcattcatcataaaaactacaattacttggttagagtacatttctGTAAAGGGGTtattgacgctaaccaaggttccaatgtatgttttattttcctccATCCCCAGATGGACCCCGACTGGACAGACAACCAGAATAGGCAACCAGACAGTTTGCAATATGCAAACCGTATTTTCTGAGTCATATCGCattgctttttatttgtctttttcaaCTGCAATTGAGCCTCTGTAAGCAATTAACTTCTCTTTTGGATCAATAAAGTCTCTCTCGGTCCAAATGATAACTGAAATTAAcccaaaatgttcatttttccctttcatttatcataaaactacaattacttggttagagtacatttctGTAAAGGGGTtattgacgctaaccaaggttccaatgtatgttcatttatccctttcattcatcataaaactacaattacttggttagagtacatttctGTAAAGGGGTtattgacgctaaccaaggttcaactatatgtttttttttccccagaggGACCCCTACTGGACAGTCCGGACATTGACCGGAAGGGATCGGGGCAGAATCGGCAACCAGACGGTTTGCAGTCTGTTGGATATGCTTCGCCTGGCGGTCCGAGCCAACAGTTCGGTTTTACTGAACATCCGCCGACCCCCGCCGGGACACCCTCGGCACTGGAGCTGGTTCATGGACACGATGTGGGCCATGCAGAAAGCAGGGATTTCCCATAAGAGGGTGAGTACCGTCGGCCATGGTTGATTGTGTTCTGTACTCGGATCTTATCTTACATGCTTGTACCAGGTGACGTGGACCCCAGACACGGACCGGGGGCGGGTCAGGGGCTTTCAGCAGACCACAAACGAGAAGCTGTCGGTGTCGGAGATCAAGCAGCGGGGCATTAGCAGCTTGACCCTTCACTACAGCCAGGCCAGTCACAAAGAGATACAGTAAGACACCGTGCGGGACTAAACGGATGCTGGATTCGAACGCGTAACTGAGTTTAGTTGCAGTCATGGTCTATTTCcaacccccccaaaccccccaccaGGGAGTATCTAGCCAACAATGTGAGTGTGACGGTCTACCCGGTGAATGAGCCGTGGCTGTACTCGCTCCTGTGGTGTAGCGGGGTGCCTTCCGTGTCCTCCGACGCCCCCCAAGTCCTCCGAAAGGTGCCTTACCCCATCTGGCTCATGGTAAACAACTctgacaccacacacacacacacacacacacacacacaaaaggcaaGTAAAGGACAAAGGCTGACAAGGACAGGCAACTCAGCAGGGAACAACACTGGAGGAGTCTTGGCAGCTTTGTTGACTTGTTTAGCGCCCCCTCTGGTGGCGCTTTGGGGAACTACAGCACTCTATTCTCTTTCAGAGCCACAAAGCTTACGGCTTCATTTGGGTCACGTCTGATCTCGTCTCGCTGGCTGTGGTGATCGGAATCTTCAGTTTTCAGAAGTAAGTAGAGGAAGAGTGTCAGCACAATAGAACATCCTTTCATGGCCGTCCATTATCTcctttaatatattattttggtGGCTTTGCTTGAATATCAGAATGCCAAAGTCcactttattaaatattatttcacCCCATGTGCTTACTAAGCTGCATTTCCCTTCATGTGTCCATCCTGCCTGATctgctgcatttttttctcatagtcCTAATTGCTGCCGCTACGAttttggtaatagtaatggtaatggtttaatttcatttgaacatgcatcagactacaattgaatgcatcacataatcagttcacagttccacatgtccaaaaggagtaggaagaagcaaagcttattaaatcctacccctccatctggtacttttacaatcagtaactgttacatttgttcacttcctgctttcctaatatagttaaaaaaaaattggagtacattttggtacattttggaaaatttggtttggGAGAAAGTtgggcataaagtcaaaatattatggaaattaagtcatgatattctgaaaataaaatgtttataaataaatgttataatattatggtaataatgcCAAACTATTATGAAAATtggggtaatttttttttaaacaaacagaagaaatggaaaaaagctgtaattttatgggcataaaagcaaaatattaagagaaaaaaaaggtcccaattttaggagaataaaataaaatgtcattttagtagcagtgttgaaatatgacaatataaacaaatatgactaaataaacaaaataaagttgtaaattttggaaaaattgaCTGGGAACAAAAAATCggacataaagtcaaaatattattcaaataaggtcataatattctgaaaaaatgttaatgaaaacgttatattataataatattatggcaataatgcCAAACTAATATGAAAATTGGGGTATATTATTCCATAAAaatcatttacaaaaaaacagcagaaatggaaaaaaagctgtaattttatgggcataaaagcaaaatattgagaaaaaagatccaaattttaggagaataaaagtaaaataatgtaattttagtagcagtgTTGGAATATgacaatacaaacaaatatgacaaaataaacaaaataaagtggtaaattttggaaaatttggttggcgGAAAAAGTtgggtataaagtcaaaatattatggaaataaagtcatgatattccgaaaataaaatgttaatgaaaatgttataatattatggcaataatgcCAAACTAGCATGAAAATTGGggtataatattacataaaaatcatttacaaaaaaacaacagaaattggaaaaaaaagctgtaattttatgggcataaaagcaaaatattaagagaaaaaagatccaaattttaggagaataaaactaaaataatgtcattttagtagcagccTTGAAATATggcaatataaacaaatatgacaaaataaacaaaataaagtagtaaattttggaaaatttggttagGGAACAAGTTGCGCAAAAGTTCTGAAAATAAAACTGAAAGATTTTCTTtaagaagcaagttgaaaaatttggaaaatgaaaataaagttgtaaattttggaaaatttggttgaggaaaaagttgggcataaagccaaaatattatggaaataaagtcatgatattccaaaaataaaactgaaagATTTTATTTAAGAAGCGAGttgaaaaatttggaaaatgaaaataaagttgtaaattttggaaaatttggttgggcataaagtcaaaatattatggaaaaaaagtcataatattcggaaaataaaactaaaagatttatttcaaaaaggaagttgaaaaatttggaaaatgaaaataaagttgtacatttaggaaaatttggttggggaaaaagttgggcataaagtcaaaatattatggaaataaagtcatgatattctgaaaataaagtgttaatgaaaatgttataatatgacGGCAATAATGCCAAactattatggaaaaaatatgcaaaaatatgttgcatccttttcatttttaactATATAATAACTCTCACTGGAAAAAAGtctaaaccaaaacaaatccacAGGAAGCTGCTTGAAAAGCTGACCTCACCCATCTGTCTTTTATCCTCTCAACATTTGTAACGTCtttcttcctgtctttgtcCTCTGATGTCCTTCCTTTATCTGATCTGCGTCAACCTTTCTCTGCCGCCCGCCGCCATTTGTCAGCTTTCATATGATCAGGTAACGCTGCACGCGTAGTTTCCGCCTCCTTGTTTGTCCTCCTTTTGCTGCCCCCGACATCCCTCGGACGTCTTTCAAGCATGTTTGCCTTCCCGCTTATGAATATGAATTCCCTTAGAAACGCATGATTGTGTGTACATCAGCACATTTATTTACAGGCAGGCTGTTCAATTCCGTGTTTAACCCTTTAGATGCATAAGtcggtcaaaaatgacccggtcagattgttttcttgaaatatcttcctaattgttatttcatattccaggtattcctcaaaaaaataaaatgtcaataaataaatgttataatattatggcaataatgcCAAACTATTATGAAAATCAGggtataatattacataaaaaataatttacatgaaaaaaagttgaaatagttgaaaaatttaaaaacaaacagcagaaatggaaaaaaaaatctgtaattttatgggcataaaagcaaaatattaagagaaaaaaaaggtcccaattttaggagaataaaataaaatgtcattttagtagcagccttgtaaatatgacaatatgaacaaatatgacaaaataaacaaagtggTAAATTTGGCAAAATTTGGATGGGGAAAAAGTtgggcataaagtcaaaatattatggaaaaaaagtcatgatattcCTAAAATAAAAACGAAAGATTTTCTTTaagaagcaagttggaaaatttggaaaatgaaaataaagttgtaaattttggaaaatttgtttggggaaaaagttgggcataaagtcaaaatattatggaaaaaaagtcataatattccgaAAATAAAACTGAAAGATTTTCTTtaagaagcaagttgaaaaatttggaaaatgaaaataaagttgtaaattttggaaaatttggttgaggaaaaagttgggcataaagccaaaatattatggaaataaagtcatgatattccaaaaataaaactattctAAGTCAaactaagtcaaaatattatggaaaaaaagtcataatcttccg includes:
- the gdpd5a gene encoding glycerophosphodiester phosphodiesterase domain-containing protein 5 isoform X2, translating into MVKHQPFQVYEKQVFVSLVTGIYGCRWKRYQRSQDDSSRWECSWFVILSTSFLLLLFWAYFWLVAQNDFNEFNWSVYNRSGEWRDETVPIVASTIVGFSYISALMILALFHISLGQQLNLYWLHKIGVLATLLTTISGVVSVEDVWGEEWGVLLVSLQFTAPFLHIGALTTVTALSWLVAGYVVRRERSNFQMMVLIIYIIILLALYLAPLTFTCSCIMDHHGLKPRPDVIGRRGAPMLAPENTMVSFNRALLHGASSLEADVTLSVDGIPFLMRDHTLRRTTEVGTVFPDRQHDDASSFNWTELRSLNAGRWFLERDPYWTVRTLTGRDRGRIGNQTVCSLLDMLRLAVRANSSVLLNIRRPPPGHPRHWSWFMDTMWAMQKAGISHKRVTWTPDTDRGRVRGFQQTTNEKLSVSEIKQRGISSLTLHYSQASHKEIQEYLANNVSVTVYPVNEPWLYSLLWCSGVPSVSSDAPQVLRKVPYPIWLMSHKAYGFIWVTSDLVSLAVVIGIFSFQKWRIRWRMSGIHNCNPEQIMLSAVPNRCGGRDVNIMKEKLIVSELNNGLSSTEELSLYPENADTRYSHGGLSR
- the gdpd5a gene encoding glycerophosphodiester phosphodiesterase domain-containing protein 5 isoform X3 codes for the protein MVKHQPFQVYEKQVFVSLVTGIYGCRWKRYQRSQDDSSRWECSWFVILSTSFLLLLFWAYFWLVAQNDFNEFNWSVYNRSGEWRDETVPIVASTIVGFSYISALMILALFHISLGQQLNLYWLHKIGVLATLLTTISGVVSVEDVWGEEWGVLLVSLQFTAPFLHIGALTTVTALSWLVAGYVVRRERSNFQMMVLIIYIIILLALYLAPLTFTCSCIMDHHGLKPRPDVIGRRGAPMLAPENTMVSFNRALLHGASSLEADVTLSVDGIPFLMRDHTLRRTTEVGTVFPDRQHDDASSFNWTELRSLNAGRWFLERDPYWTVRTLTGRDRGRIGNQTVCSLLDMLRLAVRANSSVLLNIRRPPPGHPRHWSWFMDTMWAMQKAGISHKRVTWTPDTDRGRVRGFQQTTNEKLSVSEIKQRGISSLTLHYSQASHKEIQEYLANNVSVTVYPVNEPWLYSLLWCSGVPSVSSDAPQVLRKVPYPIWLMSHKAYGFIWVTSDLVSLAVVIGIFSFQKWRMSGIHNCNPEQIMLSAVPNRCGGRDVNIMKEKLIVSELNNGLSSTEELSLYPENADTRYSHGGLSR
- the gdpd5a gene encoding glycerophosphodiester phosphodiesterase domain-containing protein 5 isoform X1: MVKHQPFQVYEKQVFVSLVTGIYGCRWKRYQRSQDDSSRWECSWFVILSTSFLLLLFWAYFWLVAQNDFNEFNWSVYNRSGEWRDETVPIVASTIVGFSYISALMILALFHISLGQQLNLYWLHKIGVLATLLTTISGVVSVEDVWGEEWGVLLVSLQFTAPFLHIGALTTVTALSWLVAGYVVRRERSNFQMMVLIIYIIILLALYLAPLTFTCSCIMDHHGLKPRPDVIGRRGAPMLAPENTMVSFNRALLHGASSLEADVTLSVDGIPFLMRDHTLRRTTEVGTVFPDRQHDDASSFNWTELRSLNAGRWFLERDPYWTVRTLTGRDRGRIGNQTVCSLLDMLRLAVRANSSVLLNIRRPPPGHPRHWSWFMDTMWAMQKAGISHKRVTWTPDTDRGRVRGFQQTTNEKLSVSEIKQRGISSLTLHYSQASHKEIQEYLANNVSVTVYPVNEPWLYSLLWCSGVPSVSSDAPQVLRKVPYPIWLMSHKAYGFIWVTSDLVSLAVVIGIFSFQNFHMIRWRMSGIHNCNPEQIMLSAVPNRCGGRDVNIMKEKLIVSELNNGLSSTEELSLYPENADTRYSHGGLSR